The window tgagttccaggacagccagggctacacagagaaaccctgtcttgaaacaaacaactAATTTATTACATTTAGCATGTGCACGCACGTGCGATCACAGCAAgagtgaagtcagaggacaacttgcaagagagTCAATTATCTCCTCTAATCATGTGGATcaaagtcaggtcatcaggcttggtggcagctgTTTTTACCCAGAGCCTCttgcctcttgtcagctctctctctcttttctttctttctttctttctttctttctttctttctttctttctttcttctttttttttttttgagacaagagctcCTGTAActttggctggcctcaaactcaccaagtctttacagatgaccttgaacttcagttcctcctgcctccgctgccccagtgctgggacagCAAATGCACACAAGTAGCGCTACACCTGGTTTAAGATAGGTGGGGCCAGgtagtggtagcgcacacctttaactccagcgctggcagaggcaggtggatctctgtgagttcaagccaacctGGTCTCTAAGAgcgaggtccaggacagctagagcaacacagagaaatcctgttccCCCAAAATTTAGTTATTTATGTGCATGGCGTCTtgtcagcatgtatgtctgtgcaccatgtgcatgcctggtgctcttggAAGCCCTGAGACTGGATGATTACATGGTTGTGGGCTTCCATATATGTGCCAAAATTAGAAACCTGGGTTcactgcaagagtagccagtgctcttaaccactgagccatctctccagctcctctctctctctctctctctctctctctctctctctctctctctctctctctctctctctctctctttctctctctctctctctctaatgtaCAGTACATGGCATTAGCCCTGATTGTGCACTAAGCCTTGAGCAAAATGAAGCTGGGTTATATGGCAGTGACAAAATCCACAAAGCCAAATGACCTTGGTTCAGGTGCACCTAGTGCTTCTAGTGAGTTCGGTTAAATCTTTCcccttagccaggcagtggtggcacatgcctttaatcccagcactcgggaggcagaggcaggcggatctctgtgagttcgagaccagcctggtctacaagagctagttccaggacaggctccaaaaccacagagaaaccctgtctcgaaaaaccaaaaaaaaaaaatctttcccctTAGAAGGTGATGAGAGATTAAAGCCAagtcatttaaggaaatgctcacagCAAGGGCAGACAAAATAGACAGAGCTGAATAAGTTGGGTGTCACTGTTAAATATGAAATGGATTCTGACTATAATTATATGTTGTTTAAGAATGGGAACACATCTTAAGACATGTTGTTTGGCAAATTTGTCATTGTATGaacatctattttattattaccatttgtgtgtgtgtggtgcatgttcatgtacatgttcatgtatgtgtatgcgtgtgtgtgcagatgtgtgcatAAGCATGTCAAGGCCAAGGCTCAATGCTGGTTGTCTTCCTCTACCACTCTCCACCATATTTTTTAAGACTTACTTATGTGCATTGCCTGTCTGactgcttgtatgtgtgtgcaccatgtgcaaagaagagtgtcaggtcccctggaactagacaGGGATGGCTATGAGTCACCATGGCTACTGGGAATGAAGCCTGGGTTCTCGGGAAGAACAGCatgtgctctgaaccactgagccacctcttcagccccacctaccttatttatttatttgagacaagatctcactatatagccctggctggcctggaacttgttatgtagaccaggtgacctcgaactcacagagatctgcctgtctttgcccatcaagtgctggaattaaaggtgtacgctGCCATGTCCAgtccactttatttttgagacaggacatcCTGCTGCCTCTGGAGCACCTTGATCCAGCAAGGCTAGCCGGACAAGTAGCTCCTACACCGTCTGTCTCCACACCACCGCACACGGGTTACACATGCGTTCTGGTGCCCCAGCTCATTATGAGCATTTTAAAGTATACTTACACAAACCAAGTCATCTATGTCATTAGACAGTATAACCTCCCTACCCCcaaccccaagacagggtttctctgtgtagccttggctgtcttggaactagctttacaaaccaggctgacttcaaactcacagagatccatttcaagagctgggattaaaggtggaagccactactgcctggctagaCAATGTGGTCTTATGTGATCACCATGGTACATGTGGTCTGTCTTTGACAGAAATATTATGTGCAATGAGTACAGTATATATAAATCCTAGTGctagccgggcagtagtggcgtgcttgggaggcagaggtagacacagccctgtgagttcaaagccagacccgtctacagagtgagttccaggacagccagagctacacagagagaccttatctcaagctCCACCCCCTCTCCCACTCTGAAAAAAATTCCTAAGTGCTATCCTGGTCTTTTTCCAAGCTGGAGGAGCGCAGAAACCTTAGTACTACCCTCCCTAGCTTCACACCTGTGTCTGGCAAGTACTGGAACTCCATGGGCTCACTGAGCTCCCGATCAGAAGGTCGCCGAAGCTGCATGGAGACACGCACAGGAGCCTGCAGGCTAGGATCAGCATATGGAGGAGTCCGGAACACAATGGCCACTTGCCGGTGCACATCAGCTTGAGAAAAGGAGCCTCGGGCCTCCCAGCCTGGTCCGGTGAAATACACCTCAATGTCTTCTGCAGGAGACAGCAGCAGCATGGGTTAGGATGTCTGAACCCCAACAGACCTCGGTCCCCAACTCCTGATGCTCTTTCCCTGAGACATCACCCTGCTTCCCCTGAAGCCACTGAGGCCCCTGGCATCATCACCCCTCCCCCGGTGCAGAGCCCAGCATGTACCTTTCTGCACCTTGTCACACAGCAGGAAGATCTCATCGCCACCAAGGCAGCTCCCAGAGTTTCGGTTTACTCTGCAGATCTTGAGCTCAGCAGTGTTGGGGGCGCCTGAGGGCGTGACAAGGAGAAAACCCTGAACCCTGAGAGGTCTCCACGGTACCCCATAGATGTCACAGCCATGCCCAGCCATCCTATGTCGTCTCCCACAGTTTGCTGACCACCCTTCTGCAGACAGTTCCCATCCGCTCTTCACCCCAACCAATTCAGAAACTGCCTCCTGCTGCGTCCGCAGTTCCAGACAGGAGCAGAGCGATGAGGAGCTGTGCTTCCTTCCCAGACCTCACAGTCAAGAGACAATCTGACCTCACACTGTCAGCTTTTGCTTCATCTCTACCTTGGCAAGGAGTCCTTCCCTCTTCACTCCAGTTTATGCTGGTTTCCGGTCCTTGGGGGACTCTAAAAcccttttattttcaattacCCTAATGCCTGTTAAGACTACAATTCATCAATGTCAGCCCAGGTAATCAGAGAGCTTCCTGTGAGCTGCTATTGTTGTGTTATCTCAGTTCCTGGGAGTTTGCTTCCTAAACTCCTGGGCAGAGTCCTGGCAGGCCAGCATCTCAGCACAGACATGGACAACAGCCACTTCCCAGCAGGCTCCAACTGAGGGAGGCTCTGGGTCTCCTCTGCCCTGTCCCCTGCCAGCACAACTGGACTAAAGGAAGCTGAGTTCTTCTCGCAGGCCACACCCACCCCAGCCCACACTCTCTTCCCAGGCCCTCCCTTCCCTTTACTGGAGCTGGCCACTCACGGTTATCAAAAATAGGATGAGAGAGCACAGGAGTCAGGCGGAGGGGCCTGCCTGATGGGTCCCGCACTGTCACCTGGAAGCAGAGGCGCACGGCATTCAGGTCATAGTCCCCACGCTGGTCCTCCATGGGAACTGTCAGAAAAACAGGTGGGAGTCACTAACTCTGCTGTGCCGGGAAGACAAGCCCTCTCTAGGCCTGACTCTCAATGGTAAAATGGATGTGTACTGGCAGCAAGATTCCACTCATCCTGTCTGCCTGGCCATGGAGGGAGACGAGGGAGGTGTAGGGAAGGTGATGGAGTTGCTTTGCTCCTACCTTGAAAGGGGTTATTGTTGGTCTGGATGCGCTGGCTGATGGCTTGCTCCAGGTCTCGCTTCTTCACACACTGGATCCCCAGGTTCTGGAAGCTATGGTGTCTCAGGCATCAGTTTTCTGCCTGCAGCAAAGCCCCATTCTCCCTTCCCACTCCCGGGTCACAGATCTAGGCCTCACAGCCTCTATCGCCTTACCACTGTGCTGCAGTGAAACCCACTCGTACCCACTCGCAAGTTTCTGTGGGACCCGGCCCATGCGAGCCAAGACACTGTCTTACCTCAGCCACAGGGGGCGTCTTTCCCCATTCCTAAGCACACTAAACCTATTCCTTCTCGTGCATGGAATGTTTTTTTTGACTTGTCTGGTTTTCTCACCATTTTAGCAGAGAGGCCTTTTGTAACCTTCCAACCCAAAGTCatgacatggtggtacatgcttgttaTCCTTGGggttgagaggaagaggcaggttaAACCTAACGAGTTCAACGCCAGCTTGGGCTATGAGACTCTGACTCCAAGTAACGAGGCCAGACTCCTCCTTCcaatttattattgtgttttcttttcctcataGAAATTATTCTTCTCTAGCAGTATCCTGTCTAGCTGTACAATTATTTATCTCCTGGCTTTGTCAGCTGGTATTTAAGCTCCAGGAGAGTCCGTTGTGGTATCTTTCTCATAATGAGAGACACTCAGGGACTGGACGGTCCAGCCACAAAGGTCTGTGGCTCCAAGGTGATAAGTTCATCCTTATCCCATGGAGTTCCTGTCTGTTAAAGGATTTAAGAGAAAGGAGGTCCTGCTGGCAGAGCAGGGAACAGAGCAAGGACTCAGAATTCTGCCTGTGTCTAGAAAGGGGTAACATTGTAACAGCTGCCTGGTCCCAAGCCTGCTCCCACCCGCCTCCTATCCTGACTTCACCCCAGCCCTGACCTGTACAGGTCTCACCTGTGGATGCAGCGGTCTGGGCAGAGCTCGGCCTCGTAGAAGCCATCCCGGCAGTCCTTCCCCACAAGTTCATGCGGATGCGGCCGATGAGGTGGGTCCTTGGTGACCAGGGAGATGCGAACTGTTCCTGGTCCCGTGTAGCCATTGATCTGTCCAAAGTACAGAGTACTCTAGGGGCCAGCAATGCCAAACCTGGCTCCTAGACGCGGGGCACGGTGGCAAGGAGGCAAGTCTGCTGGGGCTCCACGGAGCCTTCCCCCACATCAGTCTCCAGCTCCGGGCTCTGGGGGCTGGTGCCTACCTTGATGGTGGGGTGTGTCTTGGTGGTGTCTGTGCTTCTCTCACCAGGGATACTGCCTGCTGAGCGACCCTCGCACTTGTAGCGGAAGCGCATGCCCCGCTGCTTGGGCTGCTCGATGATCTCCACATAGGGCCCAGAAGCCTGGGTTGGCTCTGTGGGTGACACAACCAGTCACTGGGTGCTGCCCCCGTGACCCCTACTCCAGGACAGTCCCTACCCACTGAGGAAGGATGGTCCACTTACCCGAGGGGAAGATGAGGGGAAACAAATCTGAAAAGTTAAGACACATTGTCAGGAAACTCTGTTGCCCATCCTCACCAGGAAAGGCATGACAGCCAAGCTCCCTCCCAAGGAAACCGAGCCAAGATCCCACAACCTGCCCTGAAAGAGGTAGGGCAAAGAAGACAGCAGCATCTCTCCACTAGAGAAAAGGGGCATAGAGGCATTCCTCTAcccagggaaactgagtcagtgCCTATTTTCAAAGAACACTGAGGAAGGATATCACCTCCCTCTCTTCTACAGGGGAAACTGAGTCGGATACTTTCTCCCTTacaaggaaaggaaacagaaccaATCGCATCGACACGGATGGGGGCCGCCGAGGAAACTGAGTCAAAGGTCACCCGCACTCCCACCCAGGAAGGACACTGAGTCAAAGCGTCCTCCACAGAGAGGGGCAACTGAGTCAGACCCCTCGCAGCCCGCCCCGCCCCGTGCCACCATCCGGCCTGCGGCTCCCTGCGCAGCACCCCGCGGCgcagaaaggggaggaagacggcgcgggggggggggctccctCCCGCCGCGGGCCCCGGGGCTCGAGGGCAGCCACCTCGCGGCCAGAGGGCCGCCTCACCGTCCATGGCCGGGGTCCCGGGGGCGGGGCCGGGGTCGCAGCTGAGCCCGCGGCGCGCTAAAGCGAAGCCATTCGCCAGAGGCGGAAATGCGCGGCGCGCGCCCGCCGTCGCGTCACTGCCCGGAATCCGGCCGCGCCTGCGCGCTGCGCCGCCGCCACCGACGCGCGTGGGGGCCCGGAGCAGGTGTGCCGCTCTCGCAGGGCACGGAAGGTGTGCGGCGCTCAGGCGGGGACACCGGGGGCGCGACCGGAGGGCGCCGAGGCTGTTCGTCCCGAGGCCCGCCCGGCTGCAAGGCCGCTCCCGGGGCTGCGCGGCGCTGCTCGCTCGGGGTCCCGGCCCCGCCTGGAGGGCGGGCCCACGATTACTCACTCTGTTTTTAGGGGATTTCGGGTTCTGTTCCCCGCCCCGTTCTGATCGCAGGAGTTTGGTGATGTCACCCAGGCCGGGTCTGGAGCAGAGCCAGGGCTGCTGGCAGGCTGCGGCCGTTCGCCGTGCGCAGGGAGAGGCCCAGGCCTGCTGCGCCGGCCGAGGCCGGTGATTGAATCCCACACGCTTTCCTAACCGTGCCAGGCCTTCTGGGGACCGCGGCGCGTTGTAGGCCATATGCTCCCCAACCTAGATCCATCTGCGCGCAGGAACCGGGGAGCCCGTGCTCCGCAGAGCCTGCTTCTCCAAGGAGCGACTTAGGCCGTGGGGTGGGAGTCACACTGAGGACCGGACACCTGTGCCTCTCTAAACAGTTGATTTAAGAGTCCCGGAGGGCAGTGACTGCTGGAAGACGCCCGGGGTCAAACCGCAGGGCTTGTCTCTGCAGATAGGTGCCGGGACTAAGGTTTGGACCCTTAGGGATCTCCAGAACTAGCCAGTGTCACACCTTTCTCGCGCATCGCCTGAAGGCCTCCCTCTTGGGCCCAGGCTCAGGTGATGAAGGCATTTGCAGGGTGCGAAAATTGCCACCTAGGTGTGCTGGGTGAGTGTGGGGACCCGGCTGGAGTACTCTGCATCTCAGGttgctcccccccccaccccccccagtGCCAGAATGAGAAGGCTTCAGCACATGGAGAAAGacttattttctctgaattcattCTAAATTAGGAAATCATGTGGGAATTGGAAAAGATTGGAAATTCTGACTTGCTTTCCCAGGCTCTGAAAAAAACAGGAAGACAAAAGTGAAAATAGTTACCGCCCCTCCCACTCATTTCAGTTTCTCACTTGGCGAAGATCAGAAAAGGCAGTTTACTGTTTGTGGGGGTGGACTTCAAGGCGACAGAATGAATTCTGACTTCTGATTAGTGGCACACAGTCATCATTGATCCTTGCATGCATCGCTTTGAAAAACTGACACATAGCTTAAGTAAAAAACGGATACAGTGTAGTTACAGAAAAGTAAGGGCTGGGGTGGCAACTCAGTAGAGCCACAGAAGAGCTACATCACATCCTGACCACTCTGAAAAAAGATGCTTACAAGcaagagagatggcccagtagttaagagtccatactgctcttgcagaggaccagagttcagtaaTCAGCATCCACCTGGAGCAACTCgcaactgtaactccaggtttGGGAGACCCCACACCCTTTTCTGTACTCGAGAGAAACtgtattcacatgtacacacacccacacacagatgcacatatatacataattaaaaagaaattaaattgggcttggtagcacaggcctttaatcccagcactctggagacagaggcaggaggatctccaagtTCGAGGTCAGTGTAGTCTAGTCTATATAgcaacatagcaagttccaggatagcaaggactgcatagaccctgtctcaaaacgaaagaaagaaaagaaaaagagctttgtttacatagggagttctggaccagccagggctacacagtgaaactctgtctcgaaaggGGAAGAGGCCCAGGAGTACAGTTCAGGGGGCACTGTGCTCGCCTAGCCTGCAGGGGACCCTGGTTTCCATCCAACACTCCAGAAAAAGTCAAGAAAACGAAGGGAATATATAGGACACTCGTTTCCACAGTTATGCCTTCactgtctatttcttttttaattttttaagttcaGGCTCCTCCCATGCAGATTTCTCAATTTTAATATCCACGTCTGTGTAGGCGCATACTACAGCCACGTGGAGGCCATCCACTTATCCACGTCTGTGTAGGAGCATACTACAGTTACATGGAGGCCATACACATATCTACGTCTGTGTAGGAGCATACTACAGTTACATGGAGGCCATACACATATCCACGTCTGTGTAGGAGCATACTACAGTTACGTGGAGGCCATCCACATATCCACGTCTGTGTAGGAGGATACTACAGTCACATGGAGGCCATCCACATATCCACGTCTGTGTAGGAAGATACTACAGTCACGTGGAGGCCATCCACGTACACACGTCTGTGTAGGAGGATACTACAGTCACGTGGAGGCCACAGGACAACTTGCCAGAGTCAgttcaattctttcttttcatcatgtgggtcctggggatcaaaaaGACCATCAGGTTCAGTGGAAGGTGACAGgcacctttcttttattctttctttttttggggggtgtgggggggagttggttttgagacaaggtttctccgtgtagccttggctgtcctggaactcacagaggttgaCTTacttctgcctgctgagtgctgggattaaaggcttttaccactactgcccagtgaCAGGTGCCTTTCtaatcctctgagccatctcagcctgttttgttttgtgaaatggGGTCTTGCAATGAACCtcaggctggcccggaactcatgTGCGGTTCAAGGTGACCTGAGACTTCTGATATTTCTCTTGCCtcaggctgggattacagacatggccAACACAACCAGTACTgcttatttgattttttgtttctttcacgTCACACATTACCAAAGGTCCTCTGTCTTAAAGTTCACTCATTACCTGTCCTCAAAAGGGGgtacttttggagacagggtctcgaCTACGCAGCCTTGActagcctggaatttgctgtggacactaggctggccttgagctcaaacttctgcctgcctccacctgccgcggcctcccgagtactaggattagaGACACACCCCTCCACAAGCAGCACACATTACTTATTTAGTTATCTACTTATTTACAGTTGATTATTACTGAGTGCCTATGCCGTATGTGGGCGTACAGGTCAGAGGCCAGCTCTGTGGAGCCAGCTTCTCCTCCCACTGCTGTGTGGATTCTAGGGATGGACGGTAGGCCGCTGGGTATGTGCGGCAAGCTTTCACCAGTTGAGCCGTCTCACAGGCCACACATGTGGTTCTCAAAGGAATGGAGTTTGAGagtgaggagaaaggaaaacccAAAGGCAGAGAAGTGTAGAATAGAAAACAAAGCATTAGCTGTTTGGGTAGTTTTCTCTTGGAAAGCAGTAGAGAAGTCACCTCCATGTGCTAAACACAGAAGCCCAAAGATTATGGTGTTCCCTCAAAGGGCTGAGGACTACTCTGGTGTGGGACTCGGGATATAGGATGCAGTCTTTGTTTCTGGGTGGGCCCTAGATGTAGGTACACTCCACATTCACTCAGATGAAGCAGAACAACAGCCACTTAATCCATGGTGAGCACTGCCTTGGACTTCtaatcctccttcctccatctctctagtGCTAAAATTTCAACCCCAGAAACCCCATAACGGAACTTCCAAATGCCTGGGCAGGCATTCTCCCccaccactaaataaataagaaataaatctttttttttttttggtttttcgagacagggtttctctgtagctttggtgcctgtcccggaactagctctgcagaccaggctggcctcgaactcccagagatccgtctgcctctgcctcccaagtgctgggattaaaggcgtgcgccaccaccgcccggcaagaaataAATCTAACGAATGCACATGTTCAAACGATTTATTGTGCTTTAGTTGATAATAAAGTTGAAATTGTTCACTGTTGGCCAGCGAAGCCCTCTTCAGGTTGGTTCTTCAGCCCCGTTGGCATTATCCCGGAAGCCTGAAAGCTTTCCGATGTCTGGTGTGAAATAATGTTCCCAGACTCATTTGGAAAAATTTCTGCCCAGATCTGGAATGACTTTCCCAGTCCTAATTCTTTTTATGGGAAACATAAAAGACAAGAACCCGAGagctatgttttttgtttttgttttgttttgctactgGTTAATCATAGAGCTTCAGTCAGAgaattgttcattttattttattttagttattctttttgagacagagtctttgttaagttttgttttgttttctgtatgattttgagacagggtttttctgtgta of the Chionomys nivalis chromosome 8, mChiNiv1.1, whole genome shotgun sequence genome contains:
- the Rela gene encoding transcription factor p65 isoform X1 — encoded protein: MCLNFSDLFPLIFPSEPTQASGPYVEIIEQPKQRGMRFRYKCEGRSAGSIPGERSTDTTKTHPTIKINGYTGPGTVRISLVTKDPPHRPHPHELVGKDCRDGFYEAELCPDRCIHSFQNLGIQCVKKRDLEQAISQRIQTNNNPFQVPMEDQRGDYDLNAVRLCFQVTVRDPSGRPLRLTPVLSHPIFDNRAPNTAELKICRVNRNSGSCLGGDEIFLLCDKVQKEDIEVYFTGPGWEARGSFSQADVHRQVAIVFRTPPYADPSLQAPVRVSMQLRRPSDRELSEPMEFQYLPDTDDRHRIEEKRKRTYETFKSIMKKSPFNGPTEPRPPPRRIAVPSRSSAVPKPAPQPYPFPTSLSTINFDEFSPMVLPSGQISNQALAPSSAPVLTQTLVPSSAMVPALAQPPAPVSVLAPGPPQALAPPIPKSTQAGEGTLSEALLHLQFDADEDLGALLGNSTDPGVFSDLASVDNSEFQQLLNQGVSMSHPTAEPMLMEYPEAITRLVTGSQRPPDPAPTPLGTSGLPNGLSGDEDFSSIADMDFSALLSQISS
- the Rela gene encoding transcription factor p65 isoform X2, producing MDDLFPLIFPSEPTQASGPYVEIIEQPKQRGMRFRYKCEGRSAGSIPGERSTDTTKTHPTIKINGYTGPGTVRISLVTKDPPHRPHPHELVGKDCRDGFYEAELCPDRCIHSFQNLGIQCVKKRDLEQAISQRIQTNNNPFQVPMEDQRGDYDLNAVRLCFQVTVRDPSGRPLRLTPVLSHPIFDNRAPNTAELKICRVNRNSGSCLGGDEIFLLCDKVQKEDIEVYFTGPGWEARGSFSQADVHRQVAIVFRTPPYADPSLQAPVRVSMQLRRPSDRELSEPMEFQYLPDTDDRHRIEEKRKRTYETFKSIMKKSPFNGPTEPRPPPRRIAVPSRSSAVPKPAPQPYPFPTSLSTINFDEFSPMVLPSGQISNQALAPSSAPVLTQTLVPSSAMVPALAQPPAPVSVLAPGPPQALAPPIPKSTQAGEGTLSEALLHLQFDADEDLGALLGNSTDPGVFSDLASVDNSEFQQLLNQGVSMSHPTAEPMLMEYPEAITRLVTGSQRPPDPAPTPLGTSGLPNGLSGDEDFSSIADMDFSALLSQISS